One Actinospica robiniae DSM 44927 genomic region harbors:
- a CDS encoding type IV toxin-antitoxin system AbiEi family antitoxin domain-containing protein, whose product MAGSERRLSERLSHLPPTFTARAAYEARLSARDLVVLREAGEIDELSRSVYRRADAEPTAHLDLLAVCARAPQAVVCGESALSLHELIDDIPHEVHIAVPRGSHRPAISYPSTKVSQYAAVTFDFMVERFQVTPQETVPIYTTARSVVDAMRLGRAEGRSLALSALNRYLRRTGQQGVADLQRAARELGGMSAIRPAIEAVLA is encoded by the coding sequence ATGGCTGGTTCAGAGAGGCGACTGTCCGAACGGCTGTCGCACCTTCCACCGACGTTCACCGCACGCGCGGCGTACGAAGCCCGGCTGTCTGCGCGCGATCTGGTGGTACTCCGCGAGGCGGGCGAGATTGACGAGCTCTCGCGCAGCGTCTACCGTCGCGCCGACGCTGAGCCGACCGCGCACCTCGACCTGCTCGCCGTGTGCGCGCGAGCCCCCCAAGCGGTCGTGTGCGGGGAATCCGCTTTGAGCCTGCACGAACTGATCGACGACATCCCTCACGAAGTGCACATCGCGGTCCCGCGCGGCAGCCATCGCCCAGCCATCAGCTACCCGTCCACGAAAGTCTCCCAGTACGCCGCCGTCACCTTCGACTTCATGGTTGAACGGTTCCAGGTGACCCCTCAGGAGACTGTCCCGATCTACACCACAGCCAGGTCGGTCGTCGACGCCATGCGCCTAGGCAGGGCGGAAGGACGCAGCCTGGCTCTCTCCGCGCTCAACCGCTATCTGCGCCGTACCGGCCAGCAAGGCGTCGCCGACCTTCAGCGCGCGGCGCGCGAACTCGGGGGAATGTCCGCGATCCGCCCTGCAATCGAGGCGGTGCTCGCCTGA
- the glnA gene encoding type I glutamate--ammonia ligase, giving the protein MFTNPDEVSKYLKDEGVKFVDVRFCDLPGVMQHFSVPADTVDARFFTEGVMFDGSSIRGFQAIHESDMQLIPDVSTARIDPFRREKTININFFIHDPLTGEQYSRDPRNVAKKAEAYLKGTGVADTAYFGPEAEFYVFDDVRFETKINGGMYHIDSEAGWWNSGREEPGGNQAYKVRYKGGYFPVPPVDHFADLRDEMVLRLQGVGLEVERAHHEVGTAGQAEINYKFNTLLAAADDVMLFKYIIKNVAWEHGKTATFMPKPLFGDNGSGMHCHQSLWREGTPLFYEEIGYAGLSDMARYYIGGLLRHAPSLLAFTNPTVNSYHRLVPGFEAPVNLVYSQRNRSACIRIPITGSNPKAKRIEFRVPDPSSNPYLAFSAMLMAGLDGIKNKIEPLAPVDKDLYELPPDEHAAVPQVPASLPAVLAALEEDHEYLTAGGVFTPDLIETWISYKQSAEIDPIRLRPHPHEFELYYDI; this is encoded by the coding sequence ATGTTCACCAACCCCGACGAGGTCTCCAAGTACCTCAAGGACGAGGGCGTCAAGTTCGTCGACGTCCGCTTCTGCGACCTGCCCGGCGTCATGCAGCACTTCAGCGTGCCGGCGGACACCGTGGACGCGCGGTTCTTCACCGAGGGCGTGATGTTCGACGGCTCCTCGATCCGCGGCTTCCAGGCCATCCACGAGTCGGACATGCAGCTGATCCCGGACGTCAGCACCGCGCGGATCGACCCGTTCCGCCGCGAGAAGACGATCAACATCAACTTCTTCATCCACGACCCGCTGACCGGTGAGCAGTACTCCCGCGACCCGCGCAACGTGGCCAAGAAGGCCGAGGCCTACCTCAAGGGCACGGGCGTGGCCGACACGGCGTACTTCGGCCCCGAGGCCGAGTTCTACGTGTTCGACGACGTGCGGTTCGAGACCAAGATCAACGGCGGCATGTACCACATCGACTCCGAGGCGGGCTGGTGGAACTCCGGCCGCGAGGAGCCGGGCGGCAACCAGGCCTACAAGGTGCGCTACAAGGGCGGCTACTTCCCCGTCCCGCCGGTCGACCACTTCGCCGACCTGCGCGACGAGATGGTGCTGCGGCTCCAGGGCGTCGGCCTCGAGGTCGAGCGCGCGCACCACGAGGTGGGCACGGCCGGCCAGGCCGAGATCAACTACAAGTTCAACACCCTGCTCGCCGCCGCCGACGACGTGATGCTGTTCAAGTACATCATCAAGAACGTGGCCTGGGAGCACGGCAAGACCGCCACCTTCATGCCCAAGCCCCTGTTCGGCGACAACGGCTCGGGCATGCACTGCCACCAGAGCCTGTGGCGCGAGGGCACGCCGCTGTTCTACGAGGAGATCGGCTACGCCGGCCTGTCGGACATGGCCCGCTACTACATCGGCGGCCTGCTGCGCCACGCCCCGAGCCTGCTGGCCTTCACCAACCCGACGGTGAACTCCTACCACCGCCTCGTCCCCGGCTTCGAGGCCCCGGTCAACCTGGTCTACTCCCAGCGCAACCGCTCGGCCTGCATCCGCATCCCGATCACCGGCTCGAACCCGAAGGCCAAGCGCATCGAGTTCCGCGTCCCCGACCCGTCCTCGAACCCGTACCTGGCCTTCTCCGCCATGCTCATGGCCGGCCTCGACGGCATCAAGAACAAGATCGAGCCGCTCGCCCCCGTGGACAAGGACCTCTACGAGCTCCCCCCGGACGAGCACGCCGCCGTCCCCCAGGTCCCCGCCTCCCTCCCCGCCGTCCTCGCCGCCCTCGAAGAGGACCACGAGTACCTCACCGCCGGCGGCGTGTTCACCCCCGACCTGATCGAGACCTGGATCTCCTACAAGCAGAGCGCTGAGATCGACCCGATCCGGCTGCGCCCGCACCCGCACGAGTTCGAGCTCTACTACGACATCTAA
- a CDS encoding RDD family protein, protein MTDRSTAAGRAKAPEPAGPSSTRAALGGWLEGPNLNDGEAGAYRGERLGLPASGSGSLAGQGRRLGALVVDWVLALLVAKAFGWHLSGSQGTWGTLAIFGAEHLLLLSLLGYTIGKRIFGLRVGKLGGPLTPLAVVVRTLLLLLVIPAAIWDRDGRGLHDRLAGTVELHR, encoded by the coding sequence ATGACTGACCGGAGCACCGCCGCGGGCCGCGCGAAGGCCCCCGAGCCCGCCGGGCCCTCCTCCACCCGCGCCGCGCTCGGCGGCTGGCTCGAGGGGCCCAACCTGAACGACGGCGAGGCCGGCGCCTACCGCGGCGAGCGGCTCGGGCTGCCGGCGAGCGGGTCGGGGTCGCTGGCCGGGCAGGGGCGCCGGCTCGGCGCGCTCGTGGTGGACTGGGTCCTCGCGCTGCTGGTGGCCAAGGCCTTCGGCTGGCACCTGAGCGGCTCGCAGGGCACGTGGGGCACGCTCGCGATCTTCGGGGCCGAGCACCTGCTGCTGCTCTCGCTGCTCGGCTACACCATCGGCAAGCGGATCTTCGGACTGCGGGTGGGCAAGCTCGGCGGCCCGCTGACGCCGCTGGCCGTGGTGGTGCGTACGCTGCTGCTGCTCCTGGTCATCCCGGCGGCGATCTGGGACCGGGACGGCCGCGGCCTGCACGACCGGCTGGCCGGGACGGTCGAGCTGCACCGCTGA
- a CDS encoding DUF4191 domain-containing protein: MANPSPDDFTDAPPPSGWLAQLRYAYKLTKRLDSKLTVALLGWGVGVAAVVFLLFYLLLFGRSLGGLIFGIVFGLVAGLLAATMTLNRRVQRAQYKQIDGQPGAAYSVIESDRRIKRNWALTPVVQVSRQQDAVHRLIGRGGIVLIAEGDPGRVKQLVAAERKAISRYLGPDVAVEEILVGKDEAAGQVPLNKLVAMLAKRGYRKQQLTSTQAMEYSRRLEAIASKTGPMANLPKGPLPKGARIQRGGQR; encoded by the coding sequence ATGGCCAACCCGTCCCCTGATGACTTCACCGACGCGCCGCCGCCCTCAGGCTGGCTGGCGCAGCTGCGCTACGCCTACAAGCTCACCAAGAGGCTCGACTCGAAGCTCACGGTCGCGCTGCTCGGGTGGGGCGTGGGCGTCGCCGCGGTGGTCTTCCTGCTGTTCTACCTGCTGCTGTTCGGCCGCTCGCTCGGCGGACTGATCTTCGGCATCGTGTTCGGCCTGGTGGCCGGCCTGCTCGCGGCCACGATGACGCTCAACCGGCGGGTCCAGCGCGCCCAGTACAAGCAGATCGACGGGCAGCCCGGTGCCGCGTACTCGGTCATCGAGTCGGACCGGCGGATCAAGCGCAACTGGGCGCTCACCCCGGTCGTGCAGGTCAGCCGGCAGCAGGACGCGGTGCACCGGCTGATCGGCCGCGGCGGCATCGTGCTGATCGCCGAGGGCGACCCGGGCCGCGTCAAGCAGCTGGTGGCCGCCGAGCGCAAGGCCATCTCCCGCTACCTCGGCCCCGACGTCGCGGTGGAGGAGATCCTCGTCGGCAAGGACGAGGCGGCCGGCCAGGTGCCGCTGAACAAGCTCGTCGCGATGCTGGCCAAGCGCGGGTACCGCAAGCAGCAGCTCACCAGCACCCAGGCGATGGAGTACAGCCGCCGGCTCGAGGCCATAGCGTCCAAGACCGGTCCGATGGCCAACCTGCCCAAGGGCCCGCTGCCCAAGGGCGCCCGGATCCAGCGCGGCGGCCAGCGCTAG
- the lipA gene encoding lipoyl synthase, with product MTTVSPEGRKLLRLEVRNSETPIEKKPSWIKTRAKMGPEYTALRKLVADEGLHTVCQEAGCPNIFECWEDREATFLIGGEQCTRRCDFCQIDTGKPADLDRDEPRRVAESVASMGLRYATITGVARDDLPDGGAWLYAETVRQIHAAVPGTGVELLIPDFNAVPEQLAEVFSSRPEVLAHNVETVPRIFKRIRPAFRYERSLEVIRRAREDGLVTKSNLILGLGEEREEVSQALRDLYESGCELITITQYLRPSPRHHPVERWVKPEEFVELKEEAEQIGFSGVMSGPLVRSSYRAGRLYRQAVEARVDQPTTV from the coding sequence GTGACGACGGTGAGCCCAGAAGGCCGAAAGCTGCTTCGCCTCGAGGTCCGCAACAGCGAGACCCCGATCGAGAAGAAGCCGTCCTGGATCAAGACCCGGGCCAAGATGGGCCCGGAATACACCGCGCTGCGCAAGCTGGTGGCGGACGAGGGCCTGCACACGGTCTGCCAGGAGGCCGGCTGCCCCAACATCTTCGAGTGCTGGGAAGACCGCGAGGCGACCTTCCTGATCGGCGGCGAGCAGTGCACCCGGCGCTGCGACTTCTGCCAGATCGACACCGGCAAGCCGGCCGACCTCGACCGGGACGAGCCGCGCCGGGTGGCCGAGTCGGTAGCCTCGATGGGCCTGCGCTACGCCACCATCACCGGCGTCGCCCGCGACGACCTGCCCGACGGCGGCGCGTGGCTCTACGCCGAGACGGTGCGCCAGATCCACGCGGCCGTGCCCGGCACCGGCGTGGAGCTGCTGATCCCGGACTTCAACGCGGTGCCCGAGCAGCTGGCCGAGGTCTTCTCGTCCCGGCCGGAGGTGCTCGCGCACAACGTCGAGACGGTGCCGCGGATCTTCAAGCGGATCCGCCCGGCGTTCCGCTACGAGCGCTCGCTCGAGGTGATCCGGCGCGCCCGCGAGGACGGCCTGGTCACCAAGTCGAACCTGATCCTGGGCCTCGGCGAGGAGCGCGAGGAGGTCTCGCAGGCGCTGCGCGACCTGTACGAGTCCGGGTGCGAACTGATCACGATCACGCAGTACCTGCGGCCCTCCCCGCGCCACCACCCGGTGGAGCGCTGGGTCAAGCCGGAGGAGTTCGTGGAACTCAAGGAGGAGGCCGAGCAGATCGGCTTCTCCGGGGTCATGTCCGGACCGCTGGTGCGCTCCTCGTACCGCGCCGGACGGCTCTACCGCCAGGCGGTCGAGGCGCGTGTCGATCAGCCGACGACGGTTTGA
- the lipB gene encoding lipoyl(octanoyl) transferase LipB, which produces MEELEIIHAGFGADGVEYHSAWAAQRELHAARVADTGVDTVILLEHNPEVFTAGKRTEPQDRPWDGSPVVEVDRGGKITWHGPGQLVGYPIVRLPEGVYVVDFVRRLEQVIIEACADLGLATDRVKGRSGVWVLAKDESEQDRKVAALGLRFAQGVTMHGFALNCENDLGWTQRIIPCGISDAGVTTLSRELGRRVTVEEVVPVVERHLHLLTEPKGAATDRVRKSARPAAADPAEPTPATAAA; this is translated from the coding sequence GTGGAAGAACTGGAAATCATCCACGCCGGCTTCGGCGCCGACGGGGTCGAATATCACAGCGCCTGGGCGGCCCAGCGCGAACTGCACGCCGCGCGGGTGGCCGACACCGGCGTGGACACAGTCATACTGCTCGAGCACAACCCGGAGGTCTTCACCGCCGGCAAGCGCACCGAGCCGCAGGACCGGCCGTGGGACGGATCGCCGGTGGTCGAGGTGGACCGCGGCGGCAAGATCACCTGGCACGGCCCGGGCCAGCTGGTGGGCTACCCCATCGTGCGCCTGCCCGAGGGCGTGTACGTGGTCGACTTCGTCCGCCGGCTCGAGCAGGTCATCATCGAGGCGTGCGCCGACCTGGGCCTGGCCACCGACCGGGTCAAGGGCCGCTCCGGCGTGTGGGTGCTCGCGAAGGACGAGAGCGAGCAGGACCGCAAGGTCGCCGCGCTCGGCCTGCGCTTCGCCCAGGGCGTGACCATGCACGGGTTCGCGCTCAACTGCGAGAACGACCTCGGCTGGACCCAGCGGATCATCCCGTGCGGCATCTCCGACGCGGGCGTGACCACGCTCAGCCGGGAGCTCGGCCGCCGGGTCACGGTCGAGGAGGTGGTGCCGGTGGTCGAGCGGCACCTGCACCTGCTCACCGAGCCCAAGGGCGCGGCCACCGACCGGGTGCGCAAGAGCGCCCGTCCCGCCGCGGCGGACCCGGCGGAGCCGACGCCCGCGACCGCGGCCGCCTGA
- a CDS encoding MMPL family transporter: MGTLRSLLRIPSGRRTKWVVLAVWLIIGLFAFSTANKLYNVEQNSADAYLPHSAQSTQVIDYLENAPGAPPTSDAAVVLYVNPAGLDAADAARVKADVAALQQSVPGLAGPVTTLPPSSDGKAVGVEVPVKVPITGRVAGKAYDYNPSLDAIKQVAQPQGQVQQGSLSVYVGGGYALNAAANGAFGGLDSKLLLGAGLVVVLILLLTYRSPFLWLMPLVSSLFALQLAQAIMYELVQHAGVVVSGQSGGILTVLVFGVGTDYALLLVARYREELHNYEDKHEAMRVALGRSSPAVVASALTVMLSTLGLLVSQLASNAGLGKIGAIGVACALLAMTTLLPALLVIVPRGVFWPAVPRYGEEAHARVGVWGRVAGLIKRGPRRVWVLTALLLAVLSLGLLDLHSGQIPIAQSFSNTPAAVVAQQQIDTHYPDSGTEPLQVLANASAGTQVAAILHADKGLAPNTPGGFVVSPLGARNLYTVAMAEAADSQAARETVIRLRAELGQVPGADALVAGTAAVNIDVQDSAAHDRDWVIPIVLAISFVILIILLQALIAPLLLLASVVLSFLAALGVAAFVSDQFFNRPTEDNSYPLFVFIFLVALGIDYNIFLMTRVREETLRIGTRPGILRGLTVTGGVITSAGFVLAATFAVLTTLPLTQFLQIGFAVAFGVLLDTLLVRTVLVPALCYDVGSPIWWPSQLARKEPEDKREYTTV, from the coding sequence ATGGGGACACTGCGGTCACTGTTGCGGATTCCGAGCGGCCGTCGGACCAAGTGGGTGGTGCTCGCTGTCTGGCTGATCATCGGCCTTTTCGCCTTCTCCACTGCGAACAAGCTCTACAACGTGGAGCAGAACAGCGCGGACGCCTATCTTCCGCATAGCGCGCAGTCCACGCAGGTCATCGACTATCTGGAGAACGCGCCGGGCGCCCCGCCCACCAGTGACGCGGCGGTCGTGCTGTACGTGAACCCGGCCGGCCTCGACGCCGCCGACGCGGCCCGGGTGAAGGCGGACGTCGCGGCGCTGCAGCAGAGCGTGCCGGGGCTGGCCGGGCCGGTGACCACGCTGCCGCCGTCCTCGGACGGCAAGGCGGTCGGGGTGGAGGTGCCGGTCAAGGTGCCGATCACCGGGCGCGTGGCCGGCAAGGCGTACGACTACAACCCGTCGCTGGACGCGATCAAGCAGGTCGCCCAGCCGCAGGGGCAGGTGCAGCAGGGCTCGCTGAGCGTCTACGTCGGCGGCGGGTACGCCCTGAACGCGGCGGCCAACGGCGCGTTCGGCGGCCTGGACTCGAAGCTGCTGCTCGGCGCCGGCCTCGTCGTGGTGCTGATCCTGCTGCTGACCTACCGCTCGCCCTTCCTCTGGCTGATGCCGCTGGTCAGCAGCCTGTTCGCGCTGCAGCTCGCGCAGGCGATCATGTACGAGCTGGTCCAGCACGCCGGCGTGGTGGTCTCCGGGCAATCGGGCGGCATCCTGACGGTCCTGGTGTTCGGCGTCGGGACGGACTATGCGCTGCTGCTCGTCGCCCGGTACCGGGAGGAGCTGCACAACTACGAGGACAAGCACGAGGCGATGCGGGTGGCGCTCGGGCGCTCGAGCCCGGCGGTGGTGGCCTCGGCCCTGACGGTCATGCTCTCCACGCTCGGCCTGCTCGTCTCCCAGCTCGCTTCGAACGCCGGACTCGGCAAGATCGGCGCGATCGGCGTGGCGTGCGCGCTGCTGGCGATGACGACGCTGCTGCCGGCTCTGCTCGTGATCGTGCCGCGCGGGGTGTTCTGGCCGGCGGTGCCGCGCTACGGCGAGGAGGCGCACGCGCGGGTCGGGGTCTGGGGCCGGGTGGCCGGCCTGATCAAGCGCGGCCCGCGGCGGGTGTGGGTGCTCACGGCGCTGCTGCTCGCGGTGCTCAGCCTAGGGCTGCTGGACCTGCACTCGGGGCAGATCCCGATTGCGCAGTCCTTCAGCAACACGCCCGCGGCCGTCGTGGCGCAGCAGCAGATCGACACGCACTATCCGGACAGCGGGACGGAGCCGCTGCAGGTACTCGCCAACGCCTCGGCGGGCACGCAGGTGGCCGCGATCCTGCACGCGGACAAGGGATTGGCGCCGAACACGCCGGGCGGCTTCGTGGTGTCGCCGCTGGGAGCGAGGAACCTTTACACGGTCGCCATGGCCGAGGCGGCGGACAGCCAGGCGGCCCGGGAGACGGTGATCAGGCTGCGCGCCGAGCTGGGCCAGGTGCCCGGCGCGGACGCGCTGGTGGCCGGCACCGCCGCGGTGAACATCGACGTGCAGGACTCGGCCGCGCACGACCGCGACTGGGTGATCCCGATCGTGCTCGCGATCTCCTTCGTCATCCTCATCATCCTGCTGCAGGCGCTGATCGCCCCGCTGCTGCTGCTGGCCAGCGTGGTGCTCTCGTTCCTGGCCGCGCTGGGCGTGGCGGCGTTCGTCAGCGACCAGTTCTTCAACCGGCCGACCGAGGACAACAGCTATCCGCTGTTCGTGTTCATCTTCCTGGTTGCTCTGGGCATTGACTACAACATCTTCCTGATGACCCGGGTGCGCGAGGAGACGCTGCGGATCGGCACCAGGCCGGGGATCCTGCGCGGGCTGACCGTCACCGGCGGCGTGATCACGAGCGCCGGCTTCGTCCTCGCGGCGACGTTCGCGGTGCTCACGACGCTGCCGCTGACGCAGTTCCTGCAGATCGGGTTCGCGGTCGCGTTCGGCGTGCTGCTCGACACGCTGCTCGTGCGCACGGTGCTCGTCCCGGCGCTGTGCTACGACGTGGGCTCGCCGATCTGGTGGCCCTCGCAGCTGGCCCGGAAGGAGCCGGAGGACAAGCGGGAGTACACGACGGTGTGA
- a CDS encoding type II toxin-antitoxin system VapC family toxin, whose translation MIYLDTCAAVKLTRVEPHTAELVAWLAEQRGSRLIASALIEVELERALRRNEPGALPLVPSVLRRITRIEIDPEVRKTAAAYPDPLLRSLDAIHLATAQILHSASGEGVTHFVTYDKRLISAARAAGLAVAHPGAEY comes from the coding sequence GTGATCTATCTCGACACCTGCGCCGCCGTCAAACTCACCCGGGTCGAGCCGCACACCGCGGAGCTCGTCGCGTGGCTGGCGGAGCAGCGGGGAAGCCGACTGATCGCGAGCGCCCTGATCGAGGTCGAACTCGAACGCGCCCTGCGCCGCAACGAGCCCGGCGCGCTGCCGCTGGTGCCGTCGGTGCTGCGCCGCATCACCCGGATCGAGATCGACCCGGAGGTCCGCAAGACGGCCGCCGCCTACCCGGACCCGCTGCTGCGCAGCCTGGACGCGATCCATCTGGCCACGGCCCAGATCCTCCACAGCGCGTCCGGGGAAGGGGTCACCCACTTCGTCACCTACGACAAGCGTCTGATCTCCGCGGCCCGGGCGGCCGGACTCGCCGTGGCGCACCCGGGCGCGGAGTACTGA
- a CDS encoding type II toxin-antitoxin system Phd/YefM family antitoxin, giving the protein MTVRTIPVRELNQNTSAVLARVQTGEELLISVSGKPVARLVPLNQTDDYLLDLVREGRAVEATDRTPFTMPPVIGDPSVDTAAIYAQQRDEDERW; this is encoded by the coding sequence ATGACGGTGCGGACGATCCCGGTACGGGAACTCAACCAGAACACCAGCGCCGTGCTCGCGCGCGTGCAGACCGGTGAGGAACTGCTGATCTCGGTCAGCGGGAAGCCGGTGGCCCGTCTCGTTCCGTTGAACCAGACGGACGACTACCTCCTCGACCTCGTCCGAGAAGGACGGGCCGTCGAGGCCACGGACCGGACCCCGTTCACCATGCCTCCGGTGATCGGCGATCCCTCCGTGGACACGGCGGCGATCTACGCGCAGCAGCGCGACGAGGACGAGCGCTGGTGA
- a CDS encoding FAD-dependent oxidoreductase, whose amino-acid sequence MRADVIVIGGGLSGLAVAARLADAGLEIALVEAGAALGGRVREERVDGFRLGGGHLAHTSWPALSELAELPAARSARLTLRPFAPGVRLATPDGLLRFGAAPNRPQQSMATLLAPIGTVADKTELSKQFYRLARSPLDTTLSGPEEASADCFAARGYSPVLVDGFLRRYLTALSADEDLAASRRGADWLLRLLVRGRFAIPEGGFNALIDVLAARLESSRILLGTRAHEVHADRVATDAGLLRTSAVVVATEPAAAVSLFPGLQEPRMRALTTLWHAVDGTMLPPPCPERAPALLIDGDAASPVARTWVHSRIAPDSAPAGRELVCTMVAGHDGKELEALNRAVLARLEPIHGVSARGFQTLQINHCERAVPALDAPYNFARPVRLIGGLYVCGDHRGLPNIEGALASAARAADAVLADLRRR is encoded by the coding sequence ATGCGCGCGGACGTAATAGTGATCGGGGGCGGTCTGTCCGGACTCGCCGTCGCGGCCCGGCTGGCCGACGCGGGACTCGAGATCGCTCTGGTGGAGGCGGGCGCGGCGCTCGGCGGGCGGGTGCGGGAGGAGCGGGTCGACGGATTCCGGCTCGGCGGCGGGCATCTGGCCCACACCAGCTGGCCGGCCCTGAGCGAACTGGCCGAGCTGCCCGCCGCCCGCTCGGCTCGGCTGACCCTGCGTCCGTTCGCCCCCGGAGTGCGCCTGGCCACCCCGGACGGCCTGCTGCGCTTCGGCGCGGCGCCGAACCGGCCGCAGCAGTCGATGGCGACGCTGCTGGCCCCGATCGGCACCGTCGCCGACAAGACCGAGCTGTCCAAGCAGTTCTACCGGCTGGCCCGCAGCCCGCTGGACACCACGCTCTCGGGCCCCGAGGAGGCCAGCGCGGACTGCTTCGCCGCCCGCGGCTACTCCCCCGTGCTGGTGGACGGATTCCTGCGCCGCTATCTCACGGCCCTGAGCGCGGACGAGGATCTGGCCGCCTCCCGTCGCGGCGCGGACTGGCTGCTGCGGCTGCTGGTGCGCGGCCGGTTCGCGATACCCGAGGGCGGATTCAACGCCCTGATCGACGTGCTCGCCGCGCGGCTGGAATCGAGCCGGATCCTGTTGGGCACACGCGCGCACGAGGTGCACGCGGACCGGGTGGCCACCGACGCCGGGCTGCTGCGCACCTCGGCCGTCGTGGTGGCGACCGAGCCGGCCGCCGCGGTCTCGCTCTTCCCCGGCCTGCAGGAGCCTCGTATGCGGGCCCTGACGACGCTCTGGCACGCGGTGGACGGCACGATGCTGCCGCCGCCCTGCCCCGAACGCGCCCCGGCGCTGCTGATCGACGGCGACGCCGCGTCGCCGGTGGCCCGCACCTGGGTGCACAGCCGCATCGCGCCCGACAGCGCCCCGGCGGGACGAGAACTGGTGTGCACGATGGTGGCCGGCCACGACGGCAAGGAGCTCGAAGCGCTCAACCGCGCCGTGCTCGCCCGGCTCGAACCCATCCACGGAGTCTCGGCCCGCGGCTTCCAGACGCTGCAGATCAACCACTGCGAGCGGGCCGTGCCCGCCCTCGACGCGCCCTACAACTTCGCCCGGCCGGTCCGGCTGATCGGCGGTCTCTACGTCTGCGGCGACCACCGCGGCCTGCCGAACATCGAGGGCGCCTTGGCCTCGGCGGCCCGCGCGGCGGACGCGGTGCTGGCGGATCTGCGGCGGCGGTGA